The following proteins are co-located in the Echinicola sp. 20G genome:
- the porV gene encoding type IX secretion system outer membrane channel protein PorV gives MKKSSDYFKAFIFLAILSLTVKTAKAQNSVVVSGQDEGRRVIITAVPFLNFAPDSRHAAMGDVGVATSPDANSAHWNAAKLAFIEDKTGFSLSYSPWLGKLVPDMSLNYLTGYIKIDEMSSFGLDLRYFNMGDIQLTDGSGQDIGQFNPRDIAIGSTYARKLSETLSLGISARFIHSNLAGNITSSGSGDSKPGISVGVDVGVYQRKEILFSGKEAYWSWGATITNIGPKLTYNSAEDLDYIPTNLRIGTALEVALDQNNDLNFALDFNKLMVPTPPVYARNEDGTLQTDDNGDLIIESGKDPNRPLLSGMFGSFGDAPNGFSEEMQELMISFGVEYEYADKFAIRTGYFHENKNKGGRQYFTMGVGFDLKRFGFDFSYLVPQKQNHPLAETLRFSLAYNIPQ, from the coding sequence ATGAAGAAATCGAGTGATTATTTTAAAGCATTTATTTTTTTAGCTATTCTTTCCTTGACAGTAAAAACTGCTAAGGCACAGAATTCCGTAGTAGTTTCTGGTCAAGATGAAGGCCGCAGAGTAATCATCACTGCTGTTCCTTTTTTGAATTTTGCACCAGATAGTAGACATGCTGCCATGGGTGATGTGGGGGTGGCAACTTCTCCAGATGCCAACTCCGCTCATTGGAATGCAGCCAAACTGGCCTTTATTGAAGATAAAACCGGTTTCTCGCTTTCTTACTCTCCCTGGTTAGGCAAGTTGGTTCCTGATATGTCACTAAATTACCTTACTGGCTATATCAAAATAGATGAAATGTCATCCTTTGGACTTGACCTGAGGTATTTCAACATGGGAGACATCCAACTTACTGATGGATCCGGTCAAGACATAGGACAGTTCAACCCGAGGGACATTGCCATAGGAAGTACTTATGCTAGAAAGCTATCAGAGACTTTATCCCTAGGAATCTCCGCCAGGTTCATTCATTCCAACTTGGCGGGAAACATTACTTCCTCGGGAAGCGGTGATAGCAAACCAGGAATTAGTGTAGGAGTAGATGTGGGCGTTTACCAGAGAAAAGAGATCCTTTTTAGCGGAAAAGAAGCTTATTGGTCTTGGGGAGCCACGATCACCAATATCGGCCCAAAACTCACTTACAACAGTGCAGAAGACTTGGATTACATCCCAACCAACTTAAGAATAGGTACTGCATTAGAAGTAGCTTTAGATCAAAACAATGACCTGAATTTTGCATTGGATTTCAATAAGCTGATGGTACCTACCCCTCCTGTTTATGCCAGAAATGAGGATGGTACTTTACAGACAGATGACAATGGGGATTTAATTATCGAAAGTGGAAAAGACCCCAACAGACCATTGCTCAGCGGCATGTTTGGCTCATTTGGAGATGCACCTAATGGATTCAGTGAGGAAATGCAAGAGCTGATGATCTCTTTTGGTGTGGAATATGAATATGCAGACAAATTCGCCATTAGGACAGGTTACTTCCATGAAAATAAAAACAAGGGCGGTAGGCAATATTTTACCATGGGAGTTGGCTTTGACTTGAAACGCTTTGGTTTTGATTTTTCTTACTTGGTACCTCAAAAACAAAATCACCCTTTGGCAGAAACACTTCGTTTTTCATTGGCTTACAACATACCTCAGTAA